In Brevibacillus brevis NBRC 100599, a single genomic region encodes these proteins:
- a CDS encoding DinB family protein, whose amino-acid sequence MNRKELLLHGWECAYDKEDWYPPLKEALSGISAAEASWRPVGEAANTIWENVSHLLYYKERLLHRLLGTEFPGSAETNDDTFTPSGGPADEDAWQATLLKMESVHRHIHEQLSLLTDEELNQMATYTPIYQNVMSLVLHDAFHTGQIVQVRKLQGSWPTRRSFE is encoded by the coding sequence ATGAATCGGAAGGAATTGCTTTTGCACGGATGGGAATGTGCGTATGACAAGGAAGACTGGTATCCACCCCTAAAAGAAGCGCTTTCCGGGATATCAGCAGCGGAGGCTAGCTGGCGCCCTGTGGGAGAAGCAGCCAACACCATCTGGGAAAACGTCAGCCACCTTCTTTATTACAAAGAACGCCTCTTGCATCGTCTTTTGGGCACCGAATTCCCTGGCTCCGCGGAGACGAACGATGATACCTTCACCCCATCCGGTGGTCCCGCTGACGAAGACGCTTGGCAAGCTACCCTCTTGAAAATGGAAAGCGTCCACCGCCACATTCATGAACAGCTTTCCTTGCTGACGGATGAAGAGTTAAACCAGATGGCTACCTATACACCCATTTACCAAAACGTAATGAGTCTTGTCTTGCATGATGCGTTTCATACGGGACAAATCGTCCAAGTTCGCAAGCTGCAAGGCTCCTGGCCCACCAGACGCTCATTTGAATAA
- a CDS encoding inositol monophosphatase family protein, whose amino-acid sequence MNLQDVQFCEELVRSAGMELLVEFEKGAPCHSKEAMAKRFEEVNPVVEARLKRSLSERFPTYQFSDAEFDLGAQEKPEFTSPYWVIDAIDGAVHFLQKMPMWATSLCLIDGGRTVVSFVYDPCRDELFTAIDGRGAFLNGQKISTSSKSLLSECILGTLFASSEPMNLLVGKYTANSLTRVMPEAFAIRMQGAVSLHLAYVACGRLDGYWEYGEGVYDWLAGALLVQEAGGKITDTQGNDFCWKSTGIVAAGSTIYPQLIQLTPAS is encoded by the coding sequence ATGAATCTACAAGATGTGCAATTTTGCGAGGAACTGGTAAGAAGTGCTGGAATGGAGCTGCTAGTGGAATTTGAAAAAGGCGCGCCCTGCCACAGCAAGGAAGCAATGGCTAAACGCTTTGAAGAGGTGAATCCCGTGGTTGAAGCTCGATTAAAGCGCTCATTATCCGAGCGGTTCCCCACCTATCAATTCTCTGACGCCGAATTCGATCTGGGTGCACAGGAAAAGCCTGAATTCACAAGTCCTTATTGGGTGATAGATGCAATCGATGGAGCCGTTCACTTTCTACAAAAAATGCCGATGTGGGCTACTTCCCTCTGCCTGATTGACGGAGGACGCACGGTTGTTTCTTTTGTCTATGATCCATGCCGTGATGAACTATTTACAGCAATTGACGGGCGTGGAGCTTTTTTAAACGGACAAAAAATTAGTACCTCATCCAAATCGCTTCTGAGTGAGTGCATTCTAGGGACGCTCTTTGCTTCCTCTGAGCCGATGAACCTCTTGGTCGGAAAGTATACAGCGAATTCCTTGACGCGAGTGATGCCAGAAGCTTTTGCCATCCGCATGCAAGGCGCGGTATCACTCCATCTGGCCTATGTGGCGTGCGGACGACTCGACGGTTACTGGGAATACGGTGAAGGGGTGTATGATTGGCTGGCTGGTGCCCTTCTGGTCCAGGAAGCCGGAGGCAAAATTACGGATACACAGGGGAATGATTTTTGCTGGAAAAGCACAGGCATCGTAGCAGCGGGCTCGACCATCTACCCTCAGCTGATCCAATTGACCCCAGCTTCATAA
- a CDS encoding CGNR zinc finger domain-containing protein, with product MDWLCIDFLNSDWRDWRGSGRWENRLENQEWLSSFLQTYNLTAPLPMNEAYAASLLQLRERLRRMLEAVVRGDRFQEEDLAELNKVLALAPFHIQVLYVDEEGGYRQKQSSQAEGWPLVMAQIAASFAELLAPQHLERIKICDNEDCRWVFYDESRNRVRRWCDDKMCGNLMKVRRFRERKKEKG from the coding sequence ATGGACTGGCTTTGTATCGATTTTTTAAATAGTGATTGGCGGGATTGGCGCGGTTCTGGTCGTTGGGAAAATCGCCTAGAGAACCAGGAATGGCTGTCATCCTTTTTGCAAACATACAACCTAACCGCTCCGCTGCCGATGAATGAGGCGTATGCCGCGTCTCTTTTGCAATTGCGGGAGCGTTTGAGACGTATGCTGGAAGCCGTTGTCCGTGGAGACCGATTCCAAGAGGAGGACCTTGCGGAATTGAACAAAGTGTTGGCTCTCGCCCCTTTTCATATACAGGTGTTGTATGTGGATGAGGAGGGCGGCTACAGGCAAAAGCAATCCAGTCAAGCAGAGGGATGGCCCCTCGTCATGGCACAAATTGCGGCTTCTTTCGCGGAGCTGCTTGCCCCGCAGCATCTGGAGCGAATCAAAATATGTGACAACGAGGATTGCCGCTGGGTGTTTTATGATGAAAGCCGCAACCGGGTGCGCCGCTGGTGCGATGACAAAATGTGCGGAAACCTGATGAAGGTGCGCCGTTTTCGTGAGCGGAAAAAGGAGAAAGGGTGA
- a CDS encoding ImmA/IrrE family metallo-endopeptidase — protein sequence MLHSLLQEICEPQTWLESRVYLLLQHHGIDSPEQIDLHLLCETYGIEIHRICGRSRTHAHPFSPGRYVIAVDERLDLATQRVKIAHELGHLLLHEGIQPQSSEWMIDWQESQANHFAEHLLLPIYMMSPLLVDCSRYNAPAVLAQRFQVPMPLARARFERILSRMYAKGFPVYG from the coding sequence CTCCCTTTTGCAAGAAATCTGCGAACCGCAAACATGGCTCGAGAGTCGCGTGTACTTGTTGCTTCAACATCACGGCATCGATTCGCCCGAACAAATCGATCTGCATCTGCTATGCGAGACGTATGGCATCGAGATCCATCGCATTTGCGGCAGGAGTCGTACACACGCGCACCCCTTTTCGCCGGGACGTTATGTCATTGCGGTGGACGAGCGACTCGATCTGGCAACCCAGCGGGTAAAAATCGCGCATGAACTGGGACATTTGCTTCTTCACGAAGGCATTCAGCCCCAGAGCAGCGAATGGATGATTGACTGGCAAGAATCGCAGGCAAATCATTTTGCCGAGCATTTGCTGCTTCCCATTTACATGATGAGCCCCCTTTTGGTCGATTGCTCGCGATACAACGCACCGGCTGTGTTGGCTCAGCGCTTTCAGGTGCCGATGCCTCTTGCCCGTGCCCGTTTTGAGCGCATACTGAGCCGTATGTATGCCAAAGGTTTTCCTGTCTATGGGTAA
- a CDS encoding amino acid permease, whose product MSQNQLQRGLKARHLTMIAIGGSIGTGLFLASGGSIHSAGPGGALVAYLAISIMVYFLMTSLGEMAAFMPVSGSFSTYATRFVDPSLGFALGWNYWYNWAITIAVELSASALIMKYWFPDTPAIVWSALFLGLLFALNLLSVKAYGESEYWFALIKVVTVIIFIIVGVLMIFGIMGGQAVGFQNFTKGDAPFNGGFMALLGVFMIAGFSFQGTELVGVAAGESEDPARNIPKAIRQIFWRILLFYILAILIIGLLVPYDNPNLISGDLTDIAISPFTIVFENAGFAFAASVMNAVILTSVLSAGNSGMYASTRMLWNLAKEGKAPKWFAKVTSNGVPINALILTALIGALAFLSSLFGDGEVYVWLLNASGMSGFIAWLGIAISHYRFRKAFIAQGRDLSELPYRAKWFPFGPIFAFIICCIVIFGQNYSAFIGGTVDWYGVLVSYIGLPLFLFIWLAYKITQKTKVVPLEQVDFSMDEHTK is encoded by the coding sequence ATGTCACAAAATCAATTGCAACGTGGTTTGAAAGCCCGACACCTGACGATGATCGCCATCGGCGGCTCGATTGGGACGGGATTGTTTCTCGCGAGTGGAGGCTCGATTCATTCCGCCGGACCAGGTGGAGCTTTAGTCGCCTATCTCGCTATTAGTATCATGGTTTACTTTTTAATGACCAGCTTGGGTGAAATGGCAGCCTTTATGCCTGTTTCCGGTTCGTTTTCGACGTATGCCACACGGTTCGTCGATCCATCTCTCGGCTTTGCTCTCGGTTGGAACTACTGGTACAACTGGGCGATTACCATTGCCGTCGAGCTGTCAGCTTCTGCACTCATTATGAAATATTGGTTCCCGGATACCCCAGCGATAGTGTGGAGCGCTTTGTTCCTCGGATTGCTGTTTGCCTTGAATCTCCTGTCTGTGAAAGCCTATGGAGAATCTGAATATTGGTTCGCCTTGATTAAAGTAGTAACGGTTATCATCTTTATTATTGTCGGTGTGTTGATGATTTTTGGCATTATGGGTGGTCAAGCAGTTGGCTTCCAAAACTTCACCAAAGGCGACGCGCCATTCAATGGCGGCTTCATGGCCCTGCTCGGTGTCTTTATGATTGCCGGATTCTCTTTCCAAGGAACAGAGCTGGTTGGTGTAGCAGCTGGGGAAAGCGAAGACCCTGCCCGCAATATTCCAAAGGCCATCCGTCAAATTTTTTGGCGCATCCTGCTCTTCTACATCCTCGCTATTTTGATCATCGGGTTGCTGGTTCCATACGATAATCCAAATCTGATCAGTGGCGACCTTACGGATATTGCGATCAGTCCGTTTACGATAGTATTTGAAAATGCCGGTTTTGCTTTTGCAGCATCCGTCATGAACGCGGTTATTCTCACGTCTGTATTGTCTGCTGGTAACTCTGGCATGTACGCCTCTACACGCATGCTGTGGAACTTGGCGAAGGAAGGAAAAGCACCAAAATGGTTCGCAAAAGTAACAAGTAACGGTGTACCAATCAATGCCTTGATCTTGACTGCGCTCATCGGCGCCCTTGCTTTTCTGTCCTCTCTGTTTGGGGATGGCGAAGTGTATGTATGGCTTTTGAATGCGTCCGGTATGTCAGGCTTCATCGCTTGGCTGGGAATTGCCATTAGTCACTACCGCTTCCGCAAAGCGTTTATCGCTCAGGGCCGAGACTTAAGCGAATTGCCTTATCGGGCAAAGTGGTTCCCGTTTGGACCGATTTTTGCCTTCATCATTTGCTGTATCGTTATTTTTGGGCAAAACTACTCCGCATTCATCGGGGGAACGGTCGACTGGTATGGCGTCCTGGTCTCTTACATTGGCCTGCCACTCTTCCTATTCATTTGGCTCGCTTATAAAATCACGCAAAAGACCAAGGTCGTCCCTCTTGAACAAGTAGACTTCAGCATGGATGAGCACACGAAATAA
- a CDS encoding alpha/beta fold hydrolase translates to MSQARKKWFQALVLVTLAAICLAIWYLQPYQPDQAALTAMQGGEGITVMDTNDWIIFQGGESREPGLILYPGALVKPESYAPIARSLAGSGYHVFLARMPLNLAVSDMTRATQVLKAYPNKTFVIGGHSLGGTMAAQFAANHPDRINGVFLLGAYPNSQGNLKKVNLPVLSLLGSRDGVINMERFEESKQYLPERTVYMTIEGGNHSQFGSYGSQEGDKPAAITPQEQWQQTVAAIKDWLLNDVTMMNVE, encoded by the coding sequence ATGAGTCAAGCGCGTAAAAAATGGTTCCAGGCACTCGTATTGGTGACACTTGCAGCGATTTGTCTGGCTATATGGTATTTGCAGCCATATCAGCCCGATCAGGCAGCACTAACGGCCATGCAAGGCGGTGAAGGGATAACAGTCATGGATACGAATGACTGGATTATCTTCCAAGGCGGGGAGTCACGCGAACCGGGACTCATCTTATATCCGGGAGCACTCGTCAAACCGGAGAGCTATGCACCGATTGCCCGTTCCTTGGCAGGCTCCGGCTACCATGTTTTTCTCGCACGAATGCCGCTGAATTTGGCTGTAAGTGATATGACGAGAGCGACACAAGTATTAAAGGCGTATCCGAATAAAACGTTTGTCATCGGAGGACATTCACTCGGTGGTACTATGGCAGCTCAATTCGCAGCAAACCACCCGGACAGAATCAACGGCGTGTTTTTACTGGGAGCGTATCCAAACAGTCAGGGGAACCTAAAGAAGGTGAATTTGCCTGTGCTGTCTTTGCTCGGGTCTCGCGACGGTGTGATTAATATGGAAAGGTTTGAGGAGAGCAAGCAATATTTGCCGGAGCGTACGGTGTACATGACGATAGAAGGGGGAAACCACTCCCAGTTCGGAAGCTATGGATCGCAGGAGGGTGACAAGCCCGCTGCCATTACTCCGCAAGAGCAGTGGCAGCAAACGGTGGCAGCAATCAAGGATTGGCTGCTTAATGATGTCACGATGATGAACGTGGAATAA